TACAAAATCCAATTAATTCATTCAGGTCTTTCCAACCAAAGCCGGTTTCTTTAAATGTTTTACCTGCAATTTCTGTTTCTTCCACGGCAATTTGAAGTGGATGAAAGCTTTCGTAGAATTGAGAAGCAGGGTTTCCGTTCAGTACCCAAACAAGCATAGACTGATAAGATTCGCTTCTAAGATGTTTAGCTACCGAGCACAGGAGTTGTTTGCCAACTCCCTTTCCCTGTGCTTCTTCAAGAAGGTATATTGCATAAAGCTCTCCATCGAATTTGTAAGCAGACGATCTATTTTTTCCGCCATTCGCAAATCCTATTATTTCCCCTTCTTCGACTGCTACAAAGATAATACTTCCATCTTCAATTCCTTTCCGCCAACGAGCCTCCCGTATTTGAACGTCTAATGAATTCAAATAGTCTTCTGAGATAAGCGTACGGTAAGTCGTTCTCCAGCTGCTTACATGAACATTTGCTATCGCTAAAGCATCATCTACGACCGCTTTTCTGATTTCCATTGATTACCTCCAGGTCAATTTGGTTTTCCTATCAGACTCATTTCGAGAGAGAGGGAATGAATCCTGCTAGTCGAATATATGAAGTAAGTCATAGTTTAAAGGAAAAGTGAAATGAAAAAAATCATAATAGAAATAGATGGCAGTTATGTTCATGGGTTTGAATGGGGAGATAGGAGTCAGCCAACTGTCATTCTTCTTCACGGTTTAACGAACAATGCACTTGGTTTTAGTGAGATGGCAGAAGGTCTTAAGGATTCCTTTCATCTAATCTCGATTGATCTACCAGGCCATGGTGAGACGCCTCCATTTAATGAAGATAAAAGTTATTCTTTTGAATTTCTAACAGAGTGGCTTCATAAGGTTTGTACATCATTAAGTGACGTACCAGTCTGGCTCATTGGGCATTCGTGGGGAGCAGCTCTGGCACTTCAATATAGTAGTCAATTCTCTAAAATGGTAAAAGGTATCGTGATGATTGATGGCGGTTATCTTCATTCTTCTGATGATCCGTCACTAACGCTTGAAGAACTTCTAGAACAAATGTCTCAATGGGTGGTAGAAAATCATTACAGAAAATTGGAAGAATATGAACAAAAGAAGAAAAGGGAAATCGGAAGGTGGAGCAAGGATTTAGAGCAAATGGTACATAGGGATATGGAGGAAAGAAAAAATGGCGTAGCCTTAAGGGCTAGTGATAGTACAGTAAGAGCGATTATGGAGTCCCTCTATCAAGAACCATGCAAAGAAATTTTTCATATGGTAAATGTTCCTATCTATCTCCTAAGGGCAACACTTCCTGTAGCAGATGAAACTAATAGAAAGCATGCAGCAAACGTGATGCGGAATGAAGTGAAAGGTGAATGTAGAATTGACGCTATTCCACAGACAGGTCATGTTCTACATTGGCAAAAACCTAAAGAAGCTTTATATATGGTAGAGAGATGGTTAAAGGAGCAGACAAAGCAAAAGGGCCATACGCAAGGCCCTGAATAACAGGGGGGTTAATTGCCAACCCCCTTTGGAAAAGTGAGCGTAATGATCGTGCCCTTCCCCTTATTACTTTCGATAGTTAAGTTCCCTTTATGTTTTTTTACTATACGTTTGCATATCGTAAGCCCAAGTCCTGTCCCGTTCTTTTTGGTAGTGAAAAAAGGAGAGCCGAGTTTCTCAAGCTCTTCATCTGTGATACCGCTACCGTTATCAATGATTCTAATTTGTAATTTATCGTTACATTCTCGGGCTGAGATCGTAATTTCTCCCTCTTCACCGATAGCGTCCATCGCATTTTTTATCAAATTAATAAAAACTTGTTTTAATTGATTACTTTCACAATAAATCTCTGGGAGAGAAGAATGGTACTCTTTTGTTAGAATGATCGCTTTCATATTAGCCTGGCCATTTAGTAATTCAATGACTTCATCTAATATGAGATCAATTCGATTATAGTTAAAATTTATTTTTGTTGGTTTTGCAAGAATTAGAAATTCGTCGATGATCTGTTCGATCCGATGAAATTCTGAATCCATGACCTGG
The sequence above is a segment of the Pseudalkalibacillus hwajinpoensis genome. Coding sequences within it:
- a CDS encoding GNAT family N-acetyltransferase, producing MEIRKAVVDDALAIANVHVSSWRTTYRTLISEDYLNSLDVQIREARWRKGIEDGSIIFVAVEEGEIIGFANGGKNRSSAYKFDGELYAIYLLEEAQGKGVGKQLLCSVAKHLRSESYQSMLVWVLNGNPASQFYESFHPLQIAVEETEIAGKTFKETGFGWKDLNELIGFCS
- a CDS encoding alpha/beta fold hydrolase, producing MKKIIIEIDGSYVHGFEWGDRSQPTVILLHGLTNNALGFSEMAEGLKDSFHLISIDLPGHGETPPFNEDKSYSFEFLTEWLHKVCTSLSDVPVWLIGHSWGAALALQYSSQFSKMVKGIVMIDGGYLHSSDDPSLTLEELLEQMSQWVVENHYRKLEEYEQKKKREIGRWSKDLEQMVHRDMEERKNGVALRASDSTVRAIMESLYQEPCKEIFHMVNVPIYLLRATLPVADETNRKHAANVMRNEVKGECRIDAIPQTGHVLHWQKPKEALYMVERWLKEQTKQKGHTQGPE